A window of Synechococcus sp. WH 8109 genomic DNA:
TTGCAGCGTCGGATCAGTCGCCTGTTGGTTCGTACGGTGTTGCCCCTCTGCAAGGCAGCGAGTTGGAGGGATCAGTGCTCCTTTGATTGGGCCCAGCGTTGGGCGCCCAAGCTGCCGATGGTGCTGGCCGCCGATCCGGTCTGGCAGATGCCGGCGCGCCCTTGGCTTGGTGGCGACGCCATCGTGCTCAGCTGGCGTCCTACACCTTTGTTGGATCACGCGGGCTGGCGTTGCTTGACGGAGGCTTTGGATCGGCTCAGTGCCGAATTGGATGCGCCGGTGATCTGGCTGGCCTTCCATCACCATCAGGACGCACCCCTGTTGCAGCATCTGGGTGATCAAGGTCTGCTGCCGCCGCGATTGAAAGCGCGCAGCTCAACCCTGGTTCCCCAGTCCCTGGAGGTTGTGTCTGATCTAGTGCAGCGGGCGCGCCTGGTGCTGCCGATGCGGTTGCATGCCCTGATCCTGGCCCGACTGGCCAACAGCCCCATGACTGCCCTCAGCTACGACCCGAAGGTGGAGGCTGCAGCGGCCATGGCCACGGTGCCCTGTATCCCCTTGCGGTCGCTTCCTTCTGTGGATGATCTGCTGACTCTTTGGCGGGCCGAAGTGGACCGTCCAGCCGATCCTGATCAGACCGAAGCCCTGCGACGTCAGGCCTCAGCGCACAGCGAGCTTCTCAATCGGATGGCAGCCGACGGCCGCTGACGGCATCGAAACGGTGCTCACAAGCGCTGGGCCAACTGATGCGTGGCTCAGCTTCGATCGCTGCTTCTCCGGGGCAGACCAGCCGCAGGTCGCTGCGATCGCAGCGCACCAGCAGCATCTGGTTGGCTCCGAACCATTCACGGCTGAGGATCGTGCAGGGTGAGCCTGCGGGATCGAGCCTTAGATCGTCCGGTCGGATGCCGGTGATTACTCCGTCTTTTGCTGGCAGCAGATTCATCTGCGGGCGGCCGATGAACTGGGCGACGTATGTGCTGGCCGGTTGCAGGTACAGCTCGCGGGGTGTTCCGATCTGTTCAATCCTTCCCTCGCGCATCACGGCGATGCGATCCGCCAGCGCCATCGCCTCCTGCTGGTCATGGGTGACGTAGACCACAGGCTGTTCACCGCCGATCATCAGACGGCGCAGTTGAGGTCGCAGGTCCTCACGCAACTGGGCATCGAGATTGCTCATCGGCTCATCCAGCAGGTACACGAGGGGATCCCGCA
This region includes:
- the csaB gene encoding polysaccharide pyruvyl transferase CsaB, with the protein product MVRPTAPVLLLCGYYGEHNLGDDALLQVLVSSFPQPQQLLITARDPVPVLALAPVAQTVNRRSLRLCLRAALRADVLVLGGGSLLQDSTSFSSLVYYLLLMTVARLGGAEVVLWGQGLGPLQRRISRLLVRTVLPLCKAASWRDQCSFDWAQRWAPKLPMVLAADPVWQMPARPWLGGDAIVLSWRPTPLLDHAGWRCLTEALDRLSAELDAPVIWLAFHHHQDAPLLQHLGDQGLLPPRLKARSSTLVPQSLEVVSDLVQRARLVLPMRLHALILARLANSPMTALSYDPKVEAAAAMATVPCIPLRSLPSVDDLLTLWRAEVDRPADPDQTEALRRQASAHSELLNRMAADGR
- a CDS encoding ABC transporter ATP-binding protein, encoding MTLQLRAINKRFGERQVLHQLDLDVANGECVALLGASGCGKSTALRLIAGLDHPDKGSILINGAEMVDVPSERRRVGMVFQSYALFPHLNVWDNLELGLRMRCGSAAARDERIRGVLEVLQLSGQARQRPSQLSGGQRQRVALARALLRDPLVYLLDEPMSNLDAQLREDLRPQLRRLMIGGEQPVVYVTHDQQEAMALADRIAVMREGRIEQIGTPRELYLQPASTYVAQFIGRPQMNLLPAKDGVITGIRPDDLRLDPAGSPCTILSREWFGANQMLLVRCDRSDLRLVCPGEAAIEAEPRISWPSACEHRFDAVSGRRLPSD